In the genome of Streptosporangiales bacterium, the window AAGCCGATGCCCCACGTCAAGGCGAGCAGCACGAGCACGCCGAGGGTCGGGACGGCCTGGCCGAAGTTGGCGAGCGCGAGGAAGAACGGGACCGTCGGCCTGGCGAACGGCCGGGTCAGCAGGATGCCGAGCGGCACCGCGACCACGATGACGATGACGGTCGACAGTGACACCAGCTGGATGTGGCGCACCACCGACAGCTGGATCGACTCGGCGCTGAGCAGCCGGCGCTCGATGCTGTCGAGATCCGCGGTCTGCAGCCACAGGTACATGACGGCGCACACCGCGAGGATGAACAGCGGCATCGCCGCGAAGCGCCCGGTCCTGGTGAGCCCCGACCTGCGCGTGGTGAGTCGGCCCTCGGACAGGCCCGCGAAGGCGTTGCCGGCATCGGCCGACACCGACGGTGCGACGGTAGCGACGCCACCTCTGCGGTCAGACACGGAGGCCTCGGGACGTGGTCAGTCGGTTGACGAGGACGAACGTGGCGTCGAGGAGCAGGCTGAGGACGACGACCCCGAGCGTGCCCGCCACGGCCTCGTGGATCGCCACCGGGCTGCCGACGCGGCGCAGTCCGTCGAGGATCAGCACGCCGAAGCCCGGGCCACTGACGACGGCTCCGAGAGTGGCGATGCCGACGATGATCATCGTCGAGACGCGGACGCCGGTGACGATGACCGGCATCGCCAGCGGCAGCTCGACGCGGAACAGCCGGCTCCAGCGGCTCATGCCCATGCCGGTCGCCGATTCCACGATCGCGGGGTCGACGCCCCGCAGCCCGGTGATGGTGTTGCGCACGATCGGGAGTAGCGAG includes:
- a CDS encoding ABC transporter permease subunit — encoded protein: MTFVEYLQYYHQDLLVHGLGHLQVVLISMALGTVIGIALGVGLYRRPTLGGGITRLTGLILTIPSLALYALLVGVVGLGQPPVIVALTLYSLLPIVRNTITGLRGVDPAIVESATGMGMSRWSRLFRVELPLAMPVIVTGVRVSTMIIVGIATLGAVVSGPGFGVLILDGLRRVGSPVAIHEAVAGTLGVVVLSLLLDATFVLVNRLTTSRGLRV